From the genome of Lotus japonicus ecotype B-129 chromosome 6, LjGifu_v1.2, one region includes:
- the LOC130723890 gene encoding RING-H2 finger protein ATL54-like gives MVLHHRKLMMQEACEFICHGKDSGSSCSSDCRVCLKICLTNPPQFPYFFPSPPPSPPQSSFYIDVDDHHHHHHRVSSSTYLILTLALLGAAFFVVCCSAIYTRLCSRNRGIISQREETEEVHDDFLDEEHGAIVDHPIWYIRTTGLHQSIIKAITVCRYKKGEGLIEGTECSVCLSEFQESESLRLLPKCHHAFHLPCIDTWLNSHTNCPMCRAPIVTDPAARVPSMESVVAVDLEHAQMEILENSGESGEGMENDASDNNSELRNRVDEEGQLEVEDGARICEAEGTDAGVVSIHPKRSVSLDSFSVANINLAAIGTFLSRESNGANSHRVLEGVVEFEPGVSKRVSGNENLAIISKGSSSFRSLRYLRGVPSSMKRSRSYNGKYLLSWYSRSQKKQNANLRSF, from the coding sequence ATGGTTCTTCATCACAGGAAGCTGATGATGCAAGAAGCCTGTGAATTCATCTGTCATGGAAAGGATTCAGGATCATCATGTTCATCAGACTGCAGAGTTTGCCTCAAAATCTGCCTAACCAATCCTCCTCAATTTCCTTATTTCTTCCCTTctcctccaccatcaccaccacaatCTTCTTTCTACATAGATGTTGatgatcaccaccaccaccaccacagagTTTCCTCCTCCACCTACCTGATCCTCACTCTTGCTCTTCTCGGTGCTGCTTTCTTTGTTGTTTGCTGCAGTGCAATCTACACCAGGCTCTGTTCCAGAAACAGGGGAATAATTTCACAGAGGGAGGAAACAGAGGAGGTGCATGATGATTTTCTTGATGAAGAACATGGTGCAATTGTGGACCACCCCATTTGGTACATCCGAACTACTGGTCTTCACCAATCGATTATCAAGGCAATCACGGTTTGCAGGTATAAGAAAGGTGAGGGGTTGATTGAAGGAACAGAGTGCTCTGTTTGCTTGAGTGAGTTTCAAGAGAGTGAGAGTTTGAGACTTTTGCCTAAGTGTCACCATGCTTTTCATTTACCTTGTATTGATACATGGCTTAATTCTCATACCAATTGCCCCATGTGTCGTGCTCCCATTGTTACTGACCCTGCTGCTAGAGTTCCATCTATGGAGTCTGTTGTTGCTGTTGATTTGGAACATGCCCAGATGGAAATTTTGGAAAATAGTGGTGAATCTGGTGAAGGAATGGAAAATGATGCTTCTGATAATAATTCTGAATTGAGGAATAGGGTAGATGAAGAAGGCCAATTAGAAGTTGAAGATGGGGCTAGGATTTGTGAAGCTGAAGGCACAGATGCAGGGGTGGTGAGTATTCACCCTAAGAGATCAGTTTCTCTTGATTCTTTTTCTGTTGCAAATATCAATCTTGCTGCTATTGGAACTTTTCTATCAAGGGAATCTAATGGTGCTAACTCACATAGAGTGCTGGAGGGTGTTGTTGAATTTGAACCTGGTGTTTCAAAGAGGGTTAGTGGGAATGAGAATCTGGCTATTATATCAAAAGGTAGCTCTTCTTTCAGGTCATTGAGATATCTGAGAGGTGTTCCTAGCTCAATGAAGAGGTCACGTTCCTACAATGGGAAATACCTTCTGTCCTGGTATAGCCGCAGTCAGAAGAAGCAAAATGCTAATCTGAGAAGCTTTTAA